From Macrobrachium nipponense isolate FS-2020 chromosome 6, ASM1510439v2, whole genome shotgun sequence, a single genomic window includes:
- the LOC135216583 gene encoding uncharacterized protein LOC135216583, with product MRSTSFPPPSCFSASYTSSSSSSCSSSSSSSPLPPPPLSSPQLPSTPSHRSLPTFSSHRAPSPLATFSLLPSTLPHRSPPTFSSHRAPSLPIFRPSPPATFSLPPSTPPHGSPPTFSSHRGPSQSQNSKEQSHPNHREMRS from the exons ATGAGGAgcacttccttccctcctccatCTTGTTTCTCGGCCTCCTatacctcctcttcttcctcctcctgctcctcctcctcatcctcctccccccttccgcCCCCTCCACTTTCTTCTCCCCAACTGCCAAG CACTCCTTCTCACCGCTCCCTTCCTACTTTCTCTTCCCACCGTGCCCCTTCCCCTCTTGCTACTTTCTCCCTCCTTCCTAGCACTCTCCCTCACCGCTCCCCTCCGACTTTCTCTTCCCATCGTgccccttctcttcccatcttccGCCCCTCCCCTCCTGCtactttctccctccctcctagCACTCCCCCTCACGGCTCTCCTCCTACTTTCTCCTCCCATCGTGGCCCTTCCCAAAGTCAAAACAGCAAAGAGCAATCACACCCGAATCACCGGGAGATGAGAAGTTAA